In Candidatus Baltobacteraceae bacterium, a genomic segment contains:
- the ychF gene encoding redox-regulated ATPase YchF — MALSCGIVGLPNVGKSTIFNALTRSAQALAANYPFATIEPNIGEVPVPDDRLGVLRDLLDSKSLVPATVRFVDIAGLVRGASSGQGLGNAFLSHIRETDAVAMVVRCFEDDNVTHVEGGPDPRRDIEIIGIEMALADLATLQKRLDKIEREARANPKVRYKVDAVKALIAALEENKPARAFAAGSPEAEMAAESFLLTAKPLLYVANIDEEQIGNPGPLMRAVEDVAAAEGSPVVAFCGKVEAELAGLTDAEAKEFCSELGIERGGLDQLIVTAYDLLGLMTFLTAGEKEVRAWTIDRGSKAPQAAGKIHSDIERGFIRAEIASYGDYVSYKTIDALRTAGLLRSEGKEYVMQEGDVVNFKFNV; from the coding sequence ATGGCTCTATCGTGCGGTATCGTCGGCCTGCCCAACGTCGGCAAGTCCACCATCTTCAACGCTTTGACGCGCTCGGCGCAGGCGCTCGCTGCGAATTATCCCTTCGCGACGATCGAGCCGAATATCGGCGAGGTCCCGGTCCCCGACGATCGGCTTGGTGTCCTGCGCGACCTGCTCGATTCCAAATCGCTGGTGCCGGCCACGGTCCGCTTCGTCGATATCGCCGGTTTGGTTCGCGGCGCGAGTTCCGGCCAGGGGCTGGGTAACGCGTTCCTCAGCCACATACGCGAGACCGATGCGGTCGCAATGGTGGTGCGCTGCTTCGAAGACGATAACGTCACTCACGTTGAGGGCGGCCCCGACCCGCGGCGCGACATCGAGATCATCGGCATTGAAATGGCACTCGCGGACCTCGCAACGCTGCAGAAGCGCCTCGACAAAATCGAGCGCGAAGCCCGGGCCAACCCGAAGGTCCGCTACAAAGTCGACGCCGTAAAGGCGCTGATCGCCGCGCTCGAAGAGAACAAGCCGGCCCGCGCGTTCGCGGCCGGTTCGCCCGAGGCCGAGATGGCCGCCGAGTCGTTTCTGCTCACGGCCAAGCCGCTGCTCTACGTGGCAAATATCGATGAAGAGCAGATCGGCAACCCCGGGCCCTTGATGCGCGCCGTCGAAGACGTGGCGGCCGCCGAGGGCAGCCCCGTCGTCGCGTTTTGCGGGAAGGTCGAGGCGGAGCTTGCCGGGTTGACCGATGCCGAGGCTAAGGAGTTCTGCAGCGAGTTGGGCATCGAGCGTGGCGGCCTCGACCAGCTGATCGTGACGGCGTACGACCTCCTGGGCCTCATGACGTTCCTGACGGCCGGCGAAAAAGAGGTCCGCGCCTGGACGATCGACCGCGGAAGCAAGGCACCGCAAGCCGCCGGTAAGATCCACAGCGACATCGAGCGCGGCTTCATCCGGGCCGAGATCGCCTCGTACGGCGACTACGTTAGCTATAAGACCATAGACGCGTTGCGGACCGCCGGACTCCTGCGAAGCGAAGGCAAGGAGTACGTGATGCAAGAGGGCGACGTGGTCAACTTTAAGTTCAACGTCTAG